A stretch of Oncorhynchus mykiss isolate Arlee chromosome 26, USDA_OmykA_1.1, whole genome shotgun sequence DNA encodes these proteins:
- the LOC110506209 gene encoding kinesin-like protein KIF23 isoform X1: protein MQRPAKGKTPRRPPLKKTSHTQKDPVGVYCRIRPLGATDEECCIEMISSTTIQLHAPDGIKANRNGEYKETQYSFKKVFGIQTSQIELFEDVAKPLVDDLIHCKNGLLFTYGVTGSGKTFTMTGSPGEGGLLPRSLDMLFNSIGPLQAKRFVFRTDDKNGMEIQGQVDALLERQKRESNQQSTVPKTPSSKQKPDPEFADMISPEEACKCEGVDEDSCYSVFVSYIEIYNNYIYDLLEDTPIDPIRPKRPGGGTPLQNPELIPPQSKILREDQNHNMYVSGCTEVEVKSTEEAFEVFWRGQKKRRIADTQLNRESSRSHSVFIVKLAQAPLDADGDHILQDKNQVTVSQLCLVDLAGSERTSRTKAEGSRLREAGNINQSLMTLRTCIEVLRENQMCGTNRMVPYRDSKVTHLFKNYFDGEGKVRMVVCVNPKADDYEETMLVMRFAELTQEVEVARPVDRPICSLAAGRRHRNQAFRDELSRRQEERPGGSNNTEDGSVLNQLLDSLPALPACELVDPTDEQILPRLIEVLERRHRIRQMITEQYTRTANTLKSMLQEFDGHLMAKENFIHEQRGKLGEKDKIMFNQKNEMDRLEKKSKMLEYKIDILQKTTNIYEGDKRSLQQELESREQRLQRELSERKRMEARMQGMVSDTKHQWEKECERRVNAKQLEMQNKLWVKDEKLKQLKAIVSESNNSATSEQQRPPPPPDKPQRNSREKDQPRAPEKRSRSPLPTPSCYHPQVSTAQCHPLPPSSSAGSLSVASVISEWEQRFPIGRDPPGTPGAYGTATPYGSSSVGRRRGQRWAPETEAPGPSHTHGLDLESSSRTTGTPIRPHHRRSHSAGGQRWVDHKPLSNLDLDTVMQPIIPNAIKVSAASEKALSKCHKYVLTHQELASDGEIQTKLIKGDVFRTRGGGQAVQFTDIETLRQECPTVSSRKRRSSGDGSGQHNGNKMDWNDRENRAPVASTSSALGLQNGYQKRRK, encoded by the exons AAAGGGCAAAACTCCACGGAGGCCACCCCTGAAGAAAACATCCCACACACAAAAAGACCCAGTTGGT GTGTACTGCCGTATCCGCCCTTTAGGAGCTACAGATGAGGAGTGTTGTATTGAAATGATCAGCAGCACCACCATTCAGCTGCATGCTCCTGATGGCATCAAAGCCAACCGCAATGGGGAATACAAAGAG ACTCAGTACTCCTTTAAAAAAGTGTTTGGAATTCAAACCTCCCAAATAGAGTTGTTTGAGGATGTTGCCAAACCACTTGTGGATGACCTCATTCACTGCAAGAATG GATTGCTTTTCACTTATGGCGTCACAGGCAGTGGAAAGACGTTTACCATGACAGGCTCTCCTGGAGAAGGTGGTCTCCTCCCCCGCTCTCTGGACATGCTATTCAACAGCATCGGCCCATTACAGGCCAAGAGATTT GTGTTTAGGACAGACGACAAGAATGGCATGGAGATCCAAGGTCAGGTGGACGCTCTCctggagagacagaagagagaatcAAATCAACAGTCCACCGTGCCCAAAACACCGTCCTCAAA GCAAAAACCTGACCCAGAGTTCGCAGACATGATCAGTCCAGAGGAGGCTTGCAAATGTGAGGGAGTTGACGAGGACAGCTGCTACAGTGTGTTTGTATCctacatagaaatatacaataaCTACATCTACGATCTGCTGGAAGACACGCCAATAGACCCCATACGACCCAA GCGACCCGGTGGAGGCACACCTCTACAGAACCCTGAGTTGAT ACCGCCTCAATCAAAGATTTTACGTGAGGACCAGAACCACAACATGTATGTGTCGGGATGCACAGAGGTCGAGGTGAAGTCCACAGAGGAAGCCTTCGAAGTGTTTTGGCGGG GCCAAAAGAAAAGGAGGATTGCCGATACTCAGCTGAACCGCGAGTCCAGTCGCTCTCACAGTGTGTTCATTGTCAAACTGGCACAAGCTCCGCTGGACGCAGATGGAGACCACATTCTGCAG GACAAGAACCAGGTGACTGTTAGCCAGCTGTGTCTGGTGGACCTGGCAGGGAGTGAACGCACCAGCAGGACTAAAGCAGAGGGCAGCCGCCTCCGGGAAGCAG GCAACATCAACCAGTCCCTGATGACCTTACGCACCTGTATAGAAGTCCTCCGAGAGAACCAGATGTGTGGAACAAATCGG ATGGTTCCTTACAGAGACTCTAAAGTCACTCATCTGTTCAAGAACTATTTTGACGGTGAAGGGAAAGTCCGCATGGTTGTGTGTGTCAACCCTAAAGCTGACGACTATGAAGAAACCATG TTGGTCATGCGCTTTGCGGAGTTGACCCAGGAGGTTGAGGTGGCGCGGCCGGTGGACAGGCCCATTTGCAGCCTGGCGGCGGGGCGGAGACACCGGAACCAGGCCTTCAGAGACGAGTTGTCACGACGCCAGGAGGAGCGCCCTGGGGGATCCAACAACACcg AGGATGGCTCGGTGCTGAACCAGCTCCTGGACAGCCTGCCGGCCCTGCCTGCCTGTGAGTTGGTGGACCCCACCGATGAGCAGATCCTGCCCCGCCTCATAGAGGTGCTGGAGAGGAGGCACCGCATCCGCCAGATGATCACTGAGCAGTACACCAGAACTG CCAACACGCTGAAATCCATGCTCCAGGAGTTTGATGGCCATCTGATGGCCAAGGAGAACTTTATCCATGAACAGCGGGGTAAACTAGGGGAGAAGGACAAGATCATGTTCAACCAGAAGAATGAGATGGATCGGCTGGAGAagaaatccaaaatgctggaatACAAG ATTGACATTCTTCAGAAGACCACCAATATCTATGAGGGGGACAAGCGGTCGCTGCAGCAGGAGCTGGAGAGCCGTGAGCAGAGGCTGCAGCGGGAGCTGTCCGAGAGGAAGCGCATGGAGGCGCGCATGCAGGGCATGGTGTCTGACACCAAACACCAGTGGGAGAAGGAGTGT GAGCGTCGTGTGAACGCCAAGCAGCTGGAGATGCAGAACAAGCTGTGGGTGAAGGATGAGAAGCTGAAGCAGCTGAAGGCCATCGTATCCGAGAGCAACAACAGCGCCACCTCAGAGCAGCAGCGTCCCCCACCACCCCCAGACAAGCCCCAGAGGAACTCCCGGGAGAAGGACCAGCCTCGCGCCCCTGAGAAGAGATCTCGCTCGCCACTGCCC ACTCCCTCCTGCTACCACCCCCAGGTCAGCACAGCTCAGTGCCaccccctcccaccctcctcctctgctGGTAGTCTCTCAGTAGCCTCCGTCATCTCTGAGTGGGAGCAGAGGTTCCCCATAGGTAGGGACCCTCCCGGGACACCCGGCGCGTACGGAACAGCGACCCCATACGGAAGCAGCAGTGTGGGCCGCAGGAGAGGCCAGCGATGGGCCCCTGAGACAGAGGCTCCGGGCCCCAGCCACACACATGGGCTAGACCTAGAGTCAAGCTCGAGG ACCACGGGGACACCGATTCGCCCGCACCACAGACGCTCACACTCAGCGGGTGGGCAGCGATGGGTAGATCACAAGCCACTCTCTAATTTGGATTTAGACACGGTGATGCAGCCAATCATACCCAATGCAATCAAAGTGTCAGCGGCCAGCGAGAAAGCTCTGTCTAAATGCCACAAGTATGTTCTCACGCATCAGGAGCTTGCCTCCGATGGGGAGATTCAGACCAAACTgatcaag GGAGACGTGTTCAGAACGAGAGGTGGAGGACAAGCCGTGCAGTTCACAGACATCGAAACGCTTCGTCAGGAATGCCCAACTGTTTCAAG TCGTAAGAGGAGGTCATCGGGAGACGGTTCGGGACAACATAATGGGAACAAGATGGACTGGAacgacagagagaacagg GCACCAGTGGCAAGCACAAGCTCAGCTCTTGGTCTCCAGAATGGCTATCAGAA ACGCAGGAAGTAG
- the LOC110506209 gene encoding kinesin-like protein KIF23 isoform X2: protein MQRPAKGKTPRRPPLKKTSHTQKDPVGVYCRIRPLGATDEECCIEMISSTTIQLHAPDGIKANRNGEYKETQYSFKKVFGIQTSQIELFEDVAKPLVDDLIHCKNGLLFTYGVTGSGKTFTMTGSPGEGGLLPRSLDMLFNSIGPLQAKRFVFRTDDKNGMEIQGQVDALLERQKRESNQQSTVPKTPSSKQKPDPEFADMISPEEACKCEGVDEDSCYSVFVSYIEIYNNYIYDLLEDTPIDPIRPKRPGGGTPLQNPELIPPQSKILREDQNHNMYVSGCTEVEVKSTEEAFEVFWRGQKKRRIADTQLNRESSRSHSVFIVKLAQAPLDADGDHILQDKNQVTVSQLCLVDLAGSERTSRTKAEGSRLREAGNINQSLMTLRTCIEVLRENQMCGTNRMVPYRDSKVTHLFKNYFDGEGKVRMVVCVNPKADDYEETMLVMRFAELTQEVEVARPVDRPICSLAAGRRHRNQAFRDELSRRQEERPGGSNNTEDGSVLNQLLDSLPALPACELVDPTDEQILPRLIEVLERRHRIRQMITEQYTRTANTLKSMLQEFDGHLMAKENFIHEQRGKLGEKDKIMFNQKNEMDRLEKKSKMLEYKIDILQKTTNIYEGDKRSLQQELESREQRLQRELSERKRMEARMQGMVSDTKHQWEKECERRVNAKQLEMQNKLWVKDEKLKQLKAIVSESNNSATSEQQRPPPPPDKPQRNSREKDQPRAPEKRSRSPLPVSTAQCHPLPPSSSAGSLSVASVISEWEQRFPIGRDPPGTPGAYGTATPYGSSSVGRRRGQRWAPETEAPGPSHTHGLDLESSSRTTGTPIRPHHRRSHSAGGQRWVDHKPLSNLDLDTVMQPIIPNAIKVSAASEKALSKCHKYVLTHQELASDGEIQTKLIKGDVFRTRGGGQAVQFTDIETLRQECPTVSSRKRRSSGDGSGQHNGNKMDWNDRENRAPVASTSSALGLQNGYQKRRK, encoded by the exons AAAGGGCAAAACTCCACGGAGGCCACCCCTGAAGAAAACATCCCACACACAAAAAGACCCAGTTGGT GTGTACTGCCGTATCCGCCCTTTAGGAGCTACAGATGAGGAGTGTTGTATTGAAATGATCAGCAGCACCACCATTCAGCTGCATGCTCCTGATGGCATCAAAGCCAACCGCAATGGGGAATACAAAGAG ACTCAGTACTCCTTTAAAAAAGTGTTTGGAATTCAAACCTCCCAAATAGAGTTGTTTGAGGATGTTGCCAAACCACTTGTGGATGACCTCATTCACTGCAAGAATG GATTGCTTTTCACTTATGGCGTCACAGGCAGTGGAAAGACGTTTACCATGACAGGCTCTCCTGGAGAAGGTGGTCTCCTCCCCCGCTCTCTGGACATGCTATTCAACAGCATCGGCCCATTACAGGCCAAGAGATTT GTGTTTAGGACAGACGACAAGAATGGCATGGAGATCCAAGGTCAGGTGGACGCTCTCctggagagacagaagagagaatcAAATCAACAGTCCACCGTGCCCAAAACACCGTCCTCAAA GCAAAAACCTGACCCAGAGTTCGCAGACATGATCAGTCCAGAGGAGGCTTGCAAATGTGAGGGAGTTGACGAGGACAGCTGCTACAGTGTGTTTGTATCctacatagaaatatacaataaCTACATCTACGATCTGCTGGAAGACACGCCAATAGACCCCATACGACCCAA GCGACCCGGTGGAGGCACACCTCTACAGAACCCTGAGTTGAT ACCGCCTCAATCAAAGATTTTACGTGAGGACCAGAACCACAACATGTATGTGTCGGGATGCACAGAGGTCGAGGTGAAGTCCACAGAGGAAGCCTTCGAAGTGTTTTGGCGGG GCCAAAAGAAAAGGAGGATTGCCGATACTCAGCTGAACCGCGAGTCCAGTCGCTCTCACAGTGTGTTCATTGTCAAACTGGCACAAGCTCCGCTGGACGCAGATGGAGACCACATTCTGCAG GACAAGAACCAGGTGACTGTTAGCCAGCTGTGTCTGGTGGACCTGGCAGGGAGTGAACGCACCAGCAGGACTAAAGCAGAGGGCAGCCGCCTCCGGGAAGCAG GCAACATCAACCAGTCCCTGATGACCTTACGCACCTGTATAGAAGTCCTCCGAGAGAACCAGATGTGTGGAACAAATCGG ATGGTTCCTTACAGAGACTCTAAAGTCACTCATCTGTTCAAGAACTATTTTGACGGTGAAGGGAAAGTCCGCATGGTTGTGTGTGTCAACCCTAAAGCTGACGACTATGAAGAAACCATG TTGGTCATGCGCTTTGCGGAGTTGACCCAGGAGGTTGAGGTGGCGCGGCCGGTGGACAGGCCCATTTGCAGCCTGGCGGCGGGGCGGAGACACCGGAACCAGGCCTTCAGAGACGAGTTGTCACGACGCCAGGAGGAGCGCCCTGGGGGATCCAACAACACcg AGGATGGCTCGGTGCTGAACCAGCTCCTGGACAGCCTGCCGGCCCTGCCTGCCTGTGAGTTGGTGGACCCCACCGATGAGCAGATCCTGCCCCGCCTCATAGAGGTGCTGGAGAGGAGGCACCGCATCCGCCAGATGATCACTGAGCAGTACACCAGAACTG CCAACACGCTGAAATCCATGCTCCAGGAGTTTGATGGCCATCTGATGGCCAAGGAGAACTTTATCCATGAACAGCGGGGTAAACTAGGGGAGAAGGACAAGATCATGTTCAACCAGAAGAATGAGATGGATCGGCTGGAGAagaaatccaaaatgctggaatACAAG ATTGACATTCTTCAGAAGACCACCAATATCTATGAGGGGGACAAGCGGTCGCTGCAGCAGGAGCTGGAGAGCCGTGAGCAGAGGCTGCAGCGGGAGCTGTCCGAGAGGAAGCGCATGGAGGCGCGCATGCAGGGCATGGTGTCTGACACCAAACACCAGTGGGAGAAGGAGTGT GAGCGTCGTGTGAACGCCAAGCAGCTGGAGATGCAGAACAAGCTGTGGGTGAAGGATGAGAAGCTGAAGCAGCTGAAGGCCATCGTATCCGAGAGCAACAACAGCGCCACCTCAGAGCAGCAGCGTCCCCCACCACCCCCAGACAAGCCCCAGAGGAACTCCCGGGAGAAGGACCAGCCTCGCGCCCCTGAGAAGAGATCTCGCTCGCCACTGCCC GTCAGCACAGCTCAGTGCCaccccctcccaccctcctcctctgctGGTAGTCTCTCAGTAGCCTCCGTCATCTCTGAGTGGGAGCAGAGGTTCCCCATAGGTAGGGACCCTCCCGGGACACCCGGCGCGTACGGAACAGCGACCCCATACGGAAGCAGCAGTGTGGGCCGCAGGAGAGGCCAGCGATGGGCCCCTGAGACAGAGGCTCCGGGCCCCAGCCACACACATGGGCTAGACCTAGAGTCAAGCTCGAGG ACCACGGGGACACCGATTCGCCCGCACCACAGACGCTCACACTCAGCGGGTGGGCAGCGATGGGTAGATCACAAGCCACTCTCTAATTTGGATTTAGACACGGTGATGCAGCCAATCATACCCAATGCAATCAAAGTGTCAGCGGCCAGCGAGAAAGCTCTGTCTAAATGCCACAAGTATGTTCTCACGCATCAGGAGCTTGCCTCCGATGGGGAGATTCAGACCAAACTgatcaag GGAGACGTGTTCAGAACGAGAGGTGGAGGACAAGCCGTGCAGTTCACAGACATCGAAACGCTTCGTCAGGAATGCCCAACTGTTTCAAG TCGTAAGAGGAGGTCATCGGGAGACGGTTCGGGACAACATAATGGGAACAAGATGGACTGGAacgacagagagaacagg GCACCAGTGGCAAGCACAAGCTCAGCTCTTGGTCTCCAGAATGGCTATCAGAA ACGCAGGAAGTAG
- the LOC110506209 gene encoding kinesin-like protein KIF23 isoform X4 yields the protein MQRPAKGKTPRRPPLKKTSHTQKDPVGVYCRIRPLGATDEECCIEMISSTTIQLHAPDGIKANRNGEYKETQYSFKKVFGIQTSQIELFEDVAKPLVDDLIHCKNGLLFTYGVTGSGKTFTMTGSPGEGGLLPRSLDMLFNSIGPLQAKRFVFRTDDKNGMEIQGQVDALLERQKRESNQQSTVPKTPSSKQKPDPEFADMISPEEACKCEGVDEDSCYSVFVSYIEIYNNYIYDLLEDTPIDPIRPKRPGGGTPLQNPELIPPQSKILREDQNHNMYVSGCTEVEVKSTEEAFEVFWRGQKKRRIADTQLNRESSRSHSVFIVKLAQAPLDADGDHILQDKNQVTVSQLCLVDLAGSERTSRTKAEGSRLREAGNINQSLMTLRTCIEVLRENQMCGTNRMVPYRDSKVTHLFKNYFDGEGKVRMVVCVNPKADDYEETMLVMRFAELTQEVEVARPVDRPICSLAAGRRHRNQAFRDELSRRQEERPGGSNNTEDGSVLNQLLDSLPALPACELVDPTDEQILPRLIEVLERRHRIRQMITEQYTRTANTLKSMLQEFDGHLMAKENFIHEQRGKLGEKDKIMFNQKNEMDRLEKKSKMLEYKIDILQKTTNIYEGDKRSLQQELESREQRLQRELSERKRMEARMQGMVSDTKHQWEKECERRVNAKQLEMQNKLWVKDEKLKQLKAIVSESNNSATSEQQRPPPPPDKPQRNSREKDQPRAPEKRSRSPLPTTGTPIRPHHRRSHSAGGQRWVDHKPLSNLDLDTVMQPIIPNAIKVSAASEKALSKCHKYVLTHQELASDGEIQTKLIKGDVFRTRGGGQAVQFTDIETLRQECPTVSSRKRRSSGDGSGQHNGNKMDWNDRENRAPVASTSSALGLQNGYQKRRK from the exons AAAGGGCAAAACTCCACGGAGGCCACCCCTGAAGAAAACATCCCACACACAAAAAGACCCAGTTGGT GTGTACTGCCGTATCCGCCCTTTAGGAGCTACAGATGAGGAGTGTTGTATTGAAATGATCAGCAGCACCACCATTCAGCTGCATGCTCCTGATGGCATCAAAGCCAACCGCAATGGGGAATACAAAGAG ACTCAGTACTCCTTTAAAAAAGTGTTTGGAATTCAAACCTCCCAAATAGAGTTGTTTGAGGATGTTGCCAAACCACTTGTGGATGACCTCATTCACTGCAAGAATG GATTGCTTTTCACTTATGGCGTCACAGGCAGTGGAAAGACGTTTACCATGACAGGCTCTCCTGGAGAAGGTGGTCTCCTCCCCCGCTCTCTGGACATGCTATTCAACAGCATCGGCCCATTACAGGCCAAGAGATTT GTGTTTAGGACAGACGACAAGAATGGCATGGAGATCCAAGGTCAGGTGGACGCTCTCctggagagacagaagagagaatcAAATCAACAGTCCACCGTGCCCAAAACACCGTCCTCAAA GCAAAAACCTGACCCAGAGTTCGCAGACATGATCAGTCCAGAGGAGGCTTGCAAATGTGAGGGAGTTGACGAGGACAGCTGCTACAGTGTGTTTGTATCctacatagaaatatacaataaCTACATCTACGATCTGCTGGAAGACACGCCAATAGACCCCATACGACCCAA GCGACCCGGTGGAGGCACACCTCTACAGAACCCTGAGTTGAT ACCGCCTCAATCAAAGATTTTACGTGAGGACCAGAACCACAACATGTATGTGTCGGGATGCACAGAGGTCGAGGTGAAGTCCACAGAGGAAGCCTTCGAAGTGTTTTGGCGGG GCCAAAAGAAAAGGAGGATTGCCGATACTCAGCTGAACCGCGAGTCCAGTCGCTCTCACAGTGTGTTCATTGTCAAACTGGCACAAGCTCCGCTGGACGCAGATGGAGACCACATTCTGCAG GACAAGAACCAGGTGACTGTTAGCCAGCTGTGTCTGGTGGACCTGGCAGGGAGTGAACGCACCAGCAGGACTAAAGCAGAGGGCAGCCGCCTCCGGGAAGCAG GCAACATCAACCAGTCCCTGATGACCTTACGCACCTGTATAGAAGTCCTCCGAGAGAACCAGATGTGTGGAACAAATCGG ATGGTTCCTTACAGAGACTCTAAAGTCACTCATCTGTTCAAGAACTATTTTGACGGTGAAGGGAAAGTCCGCATGGTTGTGTGTGTCAACCCTAAAGCTGACGACTATGAAGAAACCATG TTGGTCATGCGCTTTGCGGAGTTGACCCAGGAGGTTGAGGTGGCGCGGCCGGTGGACAGGCCCATTTGCAGCCTGGCGGCGGGGCGGAGACACCGGAACCAGGCCTTCAGAGACGAGTTGTCACGACGCCAGGAGGAGCGCCCTGGGGGATCCAACAACACcg AGGATGGCTCGGTGCTGAACCAGCTCCTGGACAGCCTGCCGGCCCTGCCTGCCTGTGAGTTGGTGGACCCCACCGATGAGCAGATCCTGCCCCGCCTCATAGAGGTGCTGGAGAGGAGGCACCGCATCCGCCAGATGATCACTGAGCAGTACACCAGAACTG CCAACACGCTGAAATCCATGCTCCAGGAGTTTGATGGCCATCTGATGGCCAAGGAGAACTTTATCCATGAACAGCGGGGTAAACTAGGGGAGAAGGACAAGATCATGTTCAACCAGAAGAATGAGATGGATCGGCTGGAGAagaaatccaaaatgctggaatACAAG ATTGACATTCTTCAGAAGACCACCAATATCTATGAGGGGGACAAGCGGTCGCTGCAGCAGGAGCTGGAGAGCCGTGAGCAGAGGCTGCAGCGGGAGCTGTCCGAGAGGAAGCGCATGGAGGCGCGCATGCAGGGCATGGTGTCTGACACCAAACACCAGTGGGAGAAGGAGTGT GAGCGTCGTGTGAACGCCAAGCAGCTGGAGATGCAGAACAAGCTGTGGGTGAAGGATGAGAAGCTGAAGCAGCTGAAGGCCATCGTATCCGAGAGCAACAACAGCGCCACCTCAGAGCAGCAGCGTCCCCCACCACCCCCAGACAAGCCCCAGAGGAACTCCCGGGAGAAGGACCAGCCTCGCGCCCCTGAGAAGAGATCTCGCTCGCCACTGCCC ACCACGGGGACACCGATTCGCCCGCACCACAGACGCTCACACTCAGCGGGTGGGCAGCGATGGGTAGATCACAAGCCACTCTCTAATTTGGATTTAGACACGGTGATGCAGCCAATCATACCCAATGCAATCAAAGTGTCAGCGGCCAGCGAGAAAGCTCTGTCTAAATGCCACAAGTATGTTCTCACGCATCAGGAGCTTGCCTCCGATGGGGAGATTCAGACCAAACTgatcaag GGAGACGTGTTCAGAACGAGAGGTGGAGGACAAGCCGTGCAGTTCACAGACATCGAAACGCTTCGTCAGGAATGCCCAACTGTTTCAAG TCGTAAGAGGAGGTCATCGGGAGACGGTTCGGGACAACATAATGGGAACAAGATGGACTGGAacgacagagagaacagg GCACCAGTGGCAAGCACAAGCTCAGCTCTTGGTCTCCAGAATGGCTATCAGAA ACGCAGGAAGTAG